The Streptomyces sp. SS1-1 genome has a segment encoding these proteins:
- a CDS encoding cytochrome P450: MTENAERGTATGLLPVFPLDRRKCPLSIPQEYEAMRADEPVAKVINRMTGKPAWALTRYADVRQVLGDPSMSSDARNPGYPHQFQVPEEMLPYIAFPFAAMDPPEHTVRRRLVIPEFTAKRIAELRPRTQAIVDARIDDMLAKDGPVDLVAELAVPVPSLQFCEMLGADPEHIGYFRDYAETTTGRDSSMEAVAGAIAQMDEFLDELITEKTHTPGEDLLSRIAAKLPEEPTLEHDDLVAIARLLVIAGSDTTANIISLGTLVFLEHPEQLAEVRRDPSLLPGAIEELLRFLSILDSATVRVATKDIELAGGEIVREGEGVLALNGAANWDPSRYPDPHRFDIHRDAEGHMAFSYGNHMCPGANLARMQLEVVFGTLFSRIPDLRLAAPADELPYMFDAHAYGLHELPVTW; the protein is encoded by the coding sequence ATGACCGAGAACGCCGAGCGCGGCACTGCCACCGGGTTACTCCCGGTGTTCCCGCTCGACCGCAGGAAGTGCCCGCTCTCGATTCCGCAGGAATACGAGGCGATGCGCGCCGACGAGCCGGTCGCCAAGGTGATCAACCGCATGACCGGCAAGCCCGCCTGGGCACTGACCCGCTACGCCGACGTACGGCAGGTGCTGGGCGACCCGTCGATGAGCTCCGACGCGCGCAACCCCGGCTACCCGCACCAGTTCCAGGTGCCGGAGGAGATGCTGCCCTACATCGCGTTCCCGTTCGCCGCCATGGACCCGCCGGAGCACACCGTGCGCCGCCGCCTGGTGATCCCCGAGTTCACCGCCAAGCGGATCGCCGAGCTCAGGCCGCGCACCCAGGCGATCGTCGACGCCCGCATCGACGACATGCTGGCCAAGGACGGCCCCGTCGACCTGGTCGCCGAACTCGCCGTGCCGGTACCGTCCCTCCAGTTCTGCGAGATGCTCGGCGCCGACCCCGAACACATCGGCTACTTCCGCGACTACGCCGAGACCACCACCGGCCGCGACTCCAGCATGGAGGCCGTCGCCGGCGCGATCGCGCAGATGGACGAGTTCCTCGACGAGCTGATCACCGAGAAGACCCACACCCCCGGCGAGGACCTGCTCAGCCGCATCGCCGCCAAACTGCCCGAGGAACCCACCCTCGAACACGACGACCTGGTGGCCATCGCCCGGCTGCTCGTCATCGCCGGCTCCGACACCACGGCCAACATCATCTCGCTCGGCACCCTCGTGTTCCTCGAACACCCCGAGCAGCTGGCCGAGGTACGCCGCGACCCGTCGCTCCTGCCCGGCGCCATCGAGGAACTCCTGCGCTTCCTCAGCATCCTCGACTCGGCCACCGTCCGCGTCGCCACGAAGGACATCGAACTGGCGGGCGGCGAGATCGTCCGGGAGGGAGAAGGCGTCCTCGCCCTCAACGGCGCCGCCAACTGGGACCCCTCCCGGTACCCCGACCCCCACCGCTTCGACATCCACCGCGACGCCGAAGGCCACATGGCGTTCAGCTACGGCAACCACATGTGCCCCGGCGCCAACCTCGCCCGCATGCAGCTCGAAGTCGTGTTCGGGACGCTCTTCAGCCGGATCCCGGACCTGCGCCTCGCCGCCCCCGCCGACGAACTGCCCTACATGTTCGACGCCCACGCCTACGGGCTGCACGAACTGCCCGTCACCTGGTGA
- a CDS encoding TetR/AcrR family transcriptional regulator, which yields MDASGEPTLPSYLGQAWGLRERPTKGPKRGLSLARIVDAAVAIAASEGLSAVSMSRVAADLGASTMALYRYLASKDELLVLMMDAIYQTPPSLPETPDEGWRAGLSRWAWEQHTILRKHTWALRIPITGPPVTPNQIIWLERGLSCLGDTPLSEGDKLSVIMLLSGYTRSEATVSADVEATFMAKAPDELAAMASYGQLVRRLVGPDRFPALNKVIAAGVLDAPAGPDDEFVFGLERILDGVGALIDQTRD from the coding sequence ATGGACGCAAGCGGGGAACCGACCCTGCCGAGCTACCTCGGCCAGGCGTGGGGGCTGCGGGAGAGGCCGACCAAGGGTCCGAAGCGCGGTCTGAGCCTCGCGCGCATCGTCGACGCCGCCGTGGCCATCGCCGCCTCGGAGGGCCTGTCGGCTGTCTCGATGAGCCGTGTCGCGGCGGATCTGGGTGCGTCGACGATGGCGCTGTACCGGTATCTCGCCTCGAAGGACGAGCTGCTGGTGCTGATGATGGACGCGATCTATCAGACCCCTCCCTCGCTTCCCGAGACGCCGGACGAGGGGTGGCGCGCTGGTCTGTCGCGGTGGGCGTGGGAGCAGCACACCATCCTGCGCAAGCACACGTGGGCGCTGCGCATCCCGATCACCGGTCCGCCGGTGACGCCCAACCAGATCATCTGGCTGGAGCGGGGTCTGAGCTGCCTGGGCGACACGCCGCTGTCCGAGGGCGACAAGCTGTCCGTGATCATGCTGCTGAGCGGTTACACGCGCAGCGAGGCGACGGTCTCCGCGGACGTCGAGGCGACGTTCATGGCGAAGGCGCCGGACGAGCTTGCGGCGATGGCGTCGTACGGGCAGCTGGTGCGCCGGCTGGTGGGGCCCGACCGTTTCCCGGCGCTGAACAAGGTGATCGCCGCGGGTGTGCTGGACGCGCCGGCGGGCCCGGACGACGAGTTCGTCTTCGGTCTGGAGCGCATCCTCGACGGCGTCGGCGCCCTGATCGACCAGACGCGGGACTGA
- a CDS encoding MMPL family transporter, whose translation MGWLLLAGLLTPLFGGLEDYEDRSPSGSLPRGAESTAVMMELEKYSEALEQAPAVVVYTREGGIRAADRKKAEADRATFAKLADGGGSVAAPVTSRDGKALMTVVPLTRDDVEIDFAVKEMRERAEEGAPAGLGVAVAGPAGLLNDYTQAFENLDVNLMIMTSSVVIVLLLLIYRSPFLWLLPLLSVGFAAVLTQGVAYLLAKHAGLPVNPASSSLLMILLFGVGTDYALLLIARYREELRRHEDRHTAMGVALRRSGPAILASAGTVVVGLVCLALADMQSSRSLGLVGATGVLCAYVAMVTILPALLVLTGRWVFWPFVPRLGQAERSATGAWARVGDVVGRRPRLVWLGSLAVIVALGVSALGMNLGLSKSEVFQTKPESVTGQEQLARHFPSGASDPAVVVADAGAENAVVAAVEKVDGVQVGERSPSPDGKRVTIDVVLEDAPDSDAAMDTIEDVRSAVHAVPGARALVGGTTAETLDIDRAQGRDLRVVIPVVLAVILLFLVILLRALVAPLILLSTVVASYFAALGASGMLFEHVFGHAGVAWQLPLVGFVFLAALGVDYNIFLMTRVREEAQLHGHAEGVRRGLSVTGSVITSAAVVLAATFAVFTSMPVIDMVQLGVVVAVGVLLDAFLVRTLLVPALSLDVGRASWWPGRLYRGLGETPGPASAAERPRADATVAP comes from the coding sequence GTGGGCTGGCTGCTCCTGGCCGGCCTGCTCACGCCGCTGTTCGGCGGCCTGGAGGACTACGAGGACCGCAGCCCCTCGGGCTCCCTCCCCCGCGGCGCCGAATCCACCGCCGTCATGATGGAGTTGGAGAAGTACAGCGAGGCGCTGGAGCAGGCCCCCGCGGTCGTCGTCTACACCCGCGAGGGCGGCATCCGGGCGGCGGACCGGAAGAAGGCCGAGGCCGACCGCGCCACGTTCGCGAAGCTGGCCGACGGCGGTGGGAGCGTCGCCGCGCCCGTGACGTCCCGGGACGGCAAGGCGCTGATGACGGTCGTCCCGCTGACCCGCGACGACGTCGAGATCGACTTCGCGGTCAAGGAGATGCGCGAGAGGGCGGAGGAGGGCGCCCCCGCCGGTCTGGGTGTGGCGGTCGCCGGCCCCGCGGGCCTGCTGAACGACTACACGCAGGCCTTCGAGAACCTCGACGTCAACCTGATGATCATGACCAGTTCGGTCGTCATCGTCCTGCTGCTGCTCATCTACCGCAGCCCGTTCCTGTGGCTGCTGCCGCTGCTGTCGGTCGGTTTCGCCGCCGTCCTCACGCAGGGTGTCGCGTACCTCCTGGCCAAGCACGCGGGTCTGCCGGTGAACCCGGCCAGTTCCAGCCTGCTGATGATCCTGCTGTTCGGAGTCGGGACGGACTACGCGCTGCTCCTCATCGCCCGCTACCGCGAGGAGTTGCGGCGCCACGAGGACCGGCACACGGCCATGGGGGTCGCGCTGCGGCGTTCGGGCCCCGCGATCCTGGCGTCCGCCGGCACCGTGGTGGTCGGTCTGGTCTGTCTGGCCCTGGCGGACATGCAGAGCTCCCGCAGCCTCGGGCTGGTCGGTGCCACCGGTGTGCTGTGCGCCTACGTCGCCATGGTGACGATCCTGCCGGCGCTGCTCGTGCTGACCGGCCGCTGGGTGTTCTGGCCGTTCGTGCCGCGGCTGGGTCAGGCCGAGCGGTCCGCGACGGGCGCGTGGGCCCGCGTCGGTGACGTCGTCGGGCGCCGTCCCCGCCTGGTGTGGCTGGGTTCGCTGGCCGTGATCGTCGCCCTGGGTGTCAGCGCGCTCGGCATGAACCTGGGGCTGAGCAAGTCCGAGGTGTTCCAGACGAAGCCGGAGTCCGTCACCGGCCAGGAGCAGCTGGCCCGCCACTTCCCGTCCGGTGCCTCCGACCCCGCCGTGGTGGTCGCGGACGCGGGCGCCGAGAACGCCGTCGTCGCGGCGGTGGAGAAGGTCGACGGGGTGCAGGTCGGGGAACGGTCGCCGAGCCCCGACGGGAAGCGGGTGACGATCGACGTCGTCCTCGAGGACGCACCCGACAGCGACGCGGCCATGGACACCATCGAGGACGTCCGGTCGGCCGTCCACGCGGTGCCCGGTGCGCGGGCGCTGGTCGGCGGCACCACGGCGGAGACCCTCGACATCGACCGCGCGCAGGGCCGTGACCTGCGGGTCGTCATCCCGGTCGTCCTCGCGGTGATCCTGCTGTTCCTGGTGATCCTCCTCCGGGCGCTCGTCGCGCCGCTGATCCTGCTGTCGACCGTCGTGGCGTCCTACTTCGCCGCGCTCGGGGCGTCCGGGATGCTGTTCGAGCACGTCTTCGGGCACGCGGGGGTCGCCTGGCAGCTCCCGCTCGTCGGCTTCGTGTTCCTCGCGGCGCTCGGCGTCGACTACAACATCTTCCTGATGACCCGGGTCCGCGAGGAGGCCCAGCTCCACGGGCACGCCGAGGGCGTCCGGCGCGGTCTGTCGGTGACCGGAAGCGTCATCACCTCGGCGGCGGTCGTCCTCGCCGCCACGTTCGCGGTGTTCACCTCGATGCCGGTCATCGACATGGTCCAGCTCGGTGTGGTCGTCGCGGTCGGCGTCCTGCTCGACGCCTTCCTCGTCCGCACGCTGCTGGTGCCGGCGCTGTCCCTGGACGTCGGCCGGGCGAGCTGGTGGCCGGGCAGGCTGTACCGGGGGCTCGGCGAGACCCCCGGGCCCGCCTCGGCCGCGGAACGCCCCCGGGCGGACGCCACGGTGGCACCCTGA
- a CDS encoding TylF/MycF/NovP-related O-methyltransferase, translating to MTDTGTGLYLELLKKVLTNRIQMDTPADWPAGSGADGEEARPAAFSAHTMVSPESLDNVQYCVETALADGVPGDLIETGVWRGGICVLMRAILKAHGVKDRRVWVADSFEGVPEAGDGSHPLDQEMALHNLNTVLSVPADAVRAVFASYGLLDDQVEFLEGWFNETLPAAPIESLAVLRLDGDLYVSTMDSLSALYPKLSPGGFVIIDDYNMAPCRAAVHEYRDAHGIKEEIMAADSVGVWWRKES from the coding sequence ATGACCGACACCGGCACCGGGCTCTACCTGGAGCTGCTGAAGAAGGTGCTCACCAACCGGATTCAGATGGACACCCCCGCGGACTGGCCGGCCGGGTCCGGCGCGGACGGGGAGGAGGCCCGGCCGGCCGCGTTCAGCGCGCACACCATGGTGAGCCCCGAGAGCCTCGACAACGTGCAGTACTGCGTCGAGACCGCCCTCGCCGACGGCGTGCCCGGCGACCTCATCGAGACCGGCGTGTGGCGCGGCGGCATCTGTGTGCTGATGCGCGCCATCCTCAAGGCGCACGGGGTGAAGGACCGCCGGGTGTGGGTCGCCGACTCCTTCGAGGGCGTCCCGGAGGCAGGCGACGGCAGCCATCCCCTGGACCAGGAGATGGCCCTGCACAACCTCAACACGGTGCTCAGCGTCCCGGCGGACGCGGTCCGGGCGGTGTTCGCGTCCTACGGCCTGCTGGACGACCAGGTCGAGTTCCTGGAGGGCTGGTTCAACGAGACCCTGCCGGCCGCGCCCATCGAGTCGCTGGCGGTGCTGCGGCTGGACGGGGACCTGTACGTCTCGACGATGGACTCGCTGTCGGCGCTCTACCCCAAGCTGTCACCGGGCGGCTTCGTCATCATCGACGACTACAACATGGCGCCGTGCCGGGCCGCGGTGCACGAGTACCGCGACGCGCACGGCATCAAGGAGGAGATCATGGCGGCCGACTCCGTCGGCGTCTGGTGGCGCAAGGAGTCCTGA
- a CDS encoding ABC transporter permease has translation MSSLLTMIGRCTRLTRRDVDALIMSLMLPIMMMVLFVYLFGGAIQTGGDYVTYVAPGVLLLCTVWGAAQTGVGVANDMSTGIVDRFRSMDVGGAAMLGGHVMASIIKNITSTFVVIGVALLIGFRPKADALQWLAAAGVLVAFILAMSWLAAVVGLLTKSTDAAASFAFVMMFLPYVSSAFVPIKTLPSWLQGVAEHQPSTAIIESVRGFLLDRPVGDHAWIGLVWSGGILLVSVVLAGVFFQRRAD, from the coding sequence GTGTCGAGCCTGCTGACGATGATCGGCCGGTGCACCCGTCTGACGAGACGTGACGTCGACGCGCTGATCATGTCCCTGATGCTGCCGATCATGATGATGGTGCTGTTCGTCTACCTCTTCGGCGGGGCGATCCAGACGGGTGGCGACTACGTCACCTACGTGGCACCCGGCGTGCTCCTGCTGTGCACGGTCTGGGGCGCCGCCCAGACCGGCGTCGGTGTCGCCAACGACATGAGTACCGGCATCGTCGACCGGTTCCGGTCGATGGACGTCGGCGGTGCCGCCATGCTCGGCGGCCACGTCATGGCCAGCATCATCAAGAACATCACCTCCACCTTCGTGGTGATCGGCGTCGCCCTGCTGATCGGGTTCCGTCCCAAGGCGGACGCGCTCCAGTGGCTCGCCGCCGCAGGTGTGCTGGTGGCGTTCATCCTCGCGATGTCCTGGCTGGCGGCGGTCGTCGGCCTGCTCACCAAGTCGACGGACGCGGCCGCGAGTTTCGCCTTCGTGATGATGTTCCTGCCCTACGTCAGCAGTGCCTTCGTGCCGATCAAGACGCTGCCGAGCTGGTTGCAGGGGGTGGCCGAGCACCAGCCGTCCACCGCCATCATCGAGAGCGTGCGCGGCTTCCTGCTCGACCGTCCGGTCGGCGACCACGCCTGGATCGGGCTCGTGTGGTCCGGCGGCATCCTGCTGGTCTCCGTCGTACTGGCCGGCGTCTTCTTCCAGAGGCGGGCCGACTGA
- a CDS encoding ATP-binding cassette domain-containing protein: MTHEMAVEARGLRKSYGKVQVLQGVDLSVRKGSVFALLGPNGSGKTTTVRILSTLTSLDAGEAKVAGYDVTRERRKVRQRITLTGQQAAIDKNQTGAENLYMMARLSGLSRAEAHERARYLLERFDLTEAGGRKLSTYSGGMARRLDLAASLVSSPSVVFLDEPTTGLDPRSRQALWGVVAALAEGGLTVFLTTQYLEEADRLADRIALLDGGKVVAEGTPDELKERVSGQRLDLELADRAAFDTVLALLGERASTKDAGLLTIGVATDGSAQRVRALLDEVDPDGDRVAKFNVHSATLDDVFLALTGRTAQAEADEAKETAGV; the protein is encoded by the coding sequence ATGACCCACGAAATGGCTGTCGAGGCCCGTGGACTACGGAAATCCTACGGAAAAGTACAGGTGCTTCAGGGCGTCGACCTGAGCGTGCGGAAAGGCAGCGTATTCGCCCTGCTCGGGCCGAACGGATCGGGAAAGACGACCACAGTCCGCATTCTGTCGACTCTCACCTCCCTCGACGCCGGAGAGGCGAAAGTCGCCGGTTACGACGTCACCAGGGAGCGGCGCAAGGTCCGCCAGCGGATCACGCTGACGGGGCAGCAGGCGGCGATCGACAAGAACCAGACCGGCGCGGAGAACCTCTACATGATGGCCCGTCTGTCGGGCCTGTCCCGCGCCGAGGCGCACGAGCGCGCGCGGTACCTGCTCGAGCGGTTCGACCTGACGGAGGCGGGCGGGCGCAAGCTCAGCACCTACTCCGGCGGTATGGCCCGCCGCCTCGACCTCGCGGCCAGCCTGGTCAGTTCGCCGTCGGTGGTGTTCCTCGACGAGCCGACCACCGGTCTCGACCCGCGCAGCCGGCAGGCGCTGTGGGGAGTCGTCGCCGCGCTCGCCGAGGGCGGTCTCACCGTGTTCCTCACCACCCAGTACCTGGAGGAGGCGGACCGCCTCGCGGACCGCATCGCCCTCCTCGACGGCGGCAAGGTGGTCGCCGAGGGCACCCCGGACGAGCTCAAGGAACGGGTCTCCGGGCAGCGCCTGGACCTCGAACTCGCCGACCGGGCCGCGTTCGACACCGTGCTGGCGCTGCTGGGGGAGCGGGCGTCCACCAAGGACGCCGGCCTGCTGACCATCGGCGTCGCCACGGACGGTTCCGCGCAGCGGGTCCGGGCCCTGCTCGACGAGGTCGACCCCGACGGCGACCGCGTCGCGAAGTTCAACGTCCACAGCGCCACCCTGGACGACGTGTTCCTGGCGCTGACCGGCCGCACCGCGCAGGCGGAGGCGGACGAAGCGAAGGAGACCGCCGGTGTCTGA
- a CDS encoding thioesterase II family protein — MTVGTGEWIRRFHPAPRAAAQLVCLAHAGGAASYFFPVSRALSPAVEVLAVQYPGRQERRRETPYEDVGLLADAVAGQLADVTDRPLALFGHSLGATVAFEVARRLEAAGTTPLALFVSGRTAPSRHRAQWVHLGDDERLLAEIVKMEGTEPAMLQDPELVRMILPALRSDYKAAETYRYRPGAPLRCPVVALTGDADPQVTVAEAEAWREHTTGPFELRVFAGGHFYLNRHATDVVELIRQRIARP, encoded by the coding sequence GTGACCGTCGGCACCGGCGAGTGGATCCGGCGATTCCATCCGGCTCCGCGGGCCGCCGCGCAACTGGTGTGCCTCGCACACGCGGGCGGCGCCGCGTCCTACTTCTTCCCCGTCTCCCGGGCCCTGTCACCCGCCGTGGAGGTGCTGGCCGTGCAGTACCCCGGCCGGCAGGAACGCCGCCGGGAGACGCCGTACGAGGACGTGGGGCTGCTCGCCGACGCCGTCGCCGGGCAGCTCGCGGACGTCACGGACCGGCCGCTGGCCCTGTTCGGGCACAGCCTCGGCGCGACGGTGGCCTTCGAGGTCGCGCGGCGGCTGGAGGCCGCCGGGACCACCCCGCTGGCGCTGTTCGTCTCCGGGCGCACGGCACCGTCCCGGCACCGCGCGCAGTGGGTGCACCTGGGCGACGACGAGCGGCTGCTCGCCGAGATCGTGAAGATGGAGGGGACGGAACCGGCGATGCTCCAGGACCCGGAGCTGGTCCGCATGATCCTGCCCGCGCTGCGCAGCGACTACAAGGCCGCGGAGACCTACCGCTACCGCCCGGGCGCCCCTCTGCGGTGCCCGGTGGTCGCGCTCACCGGGGACGCCGATCCCCAGGTCACCGTGGCGGAGGCCGAGGCGTGGCGGGAGCACACGACCGGGCCGTTCGAGCTGCGGGTGTTCGCCGGCGGCCACTTCTACCTCAACCGGCACGCCACGGACGTGGTGGAGCTGATACGGCAGCGGATCGCGCGTCCCTGA
- a CDS encoding LLM class flavin-dependent oxidoreductase yields the protein MRFGLIYHHQLPRPWAEDSEERLYNEALEQIELADRLGLDYAWATEHHFFEEYSHSSAPEVFLAAAAARTKNIRLAHGIVHMPPAVNHPARIAERLGVLDLISGGRLDFGSGQGSSQLEVGAFGIELKDKYEQWHEALEVVVRMMTETPFTGHDGTWVKMPPRNVVPKPKQKPHPPLWRACTRRDSIQDAAREGMGALAFSFVNPEEAKEWVDAYYGTLASEECRPVGRAVNANVAMVLPFMCHEDEEVALDRGLEAAHFFSYSLMHYYMTGEHRPGVTDIWAEFQEAKEALGFTRTPAAPAEDDGQGGVQQAMMDQVGMLRRGIGTPEQIRDIVRRYEAVGVDQIIFSVQIGKNRHEHIMESLELFAREVMPEFVEGRDRKEAEKAERLSVAVKEALGRVEHGTTDVSDFAIAPELSLPGYQDDEDDD from the coding sequence ATGAGATTCGGCCTGATCTACCACCACCAGCTGCCGCGCCCGTGGGCGGAGGACAGCGAGGAGAGGCTGTACAACGAGGCGCTGGAGCAGATCGAGCTGGCCGACCGGCTCGGCCTCGACTACGCGTGGGCGACCGAGCACCACTTCTTCGAGGAGTACTCCCACTCGTCGGCGCCCGAGGTGTTCCTGGCCGCCGCCGCGGCCCGCACCAAGAACATCCGGCTCGCGCACGGCATCGTCCACATGCCGCCCGCCGTCAACCACCCGGCGCGCATCGCCGAACGGCTCGGTGTGCTCGACCTGATATCCGGCGGACGGCTGGACTTCGGCTCCGGGCAGGGCAGTTCGCAGCTGGAGGTCGGCGCGTTCGGCATCGAGCTGAAGGACAAGTACGAGCAGTGGCACGAGGCGCTCGAAGTCGTCGTGCGGATGATGACCGAGACGCCGTTCACCGGCCACGACGGCACCTGGGTGAAGATGCCGCCGCGCAACGTCGTGCCCAAGCCCAAGCAGAAGCCGCACCCGCCTCTGTGGCGGGCGTGCACGCGCCGCGACAGCATCCAGGACGCGGCCCGCGAGGGCATGGGAGCGCTGGCCTTCTCCTTCGTCAACCCCGAGGAGGCCAAGGAGTGGGTGGACGCCTACTACGGCACGCTCGCCTCGGAGGAGTGCCGGCCGGTCGGCCGCGCCGTCAACGCGAACGTCGCCATGGTGCTGCCCTTCATGTGTCACGAGGACGAGGAAGTCGCCCTGGACCGTGGTCTGGAGGCGGCGCACTTCTTCTCGTACTCGCTGATGCACTACTACATGACGGGTGAGCACCGGCCCGGAGTCACCGACATCTGGGCGGAGTTCCAGGAGGCCAAGGAGGCGCTGGGCTTCACCCGGACGCCGGCCGCGCCCGCCGAGGACGACGGCCAGGGCGGTGTCCAGCAGGCGATGATGGACCAGGTCGGCATGTTGCGCCGCGGCATCGGCACACCGGAGCAGATCCGCGACATCGTCCGGCGCTACGAGGCCGTCGGCGTCGACCAGATCATCTTCTCCGTGCAGATCGGCAAGAACCGGCACGAGCACATCATGGAGTCCCTGGAGCTGTTCGCCCGCGAGGTCATGCCGGAGTTCGTCGAGGGCCGCGACCGCAAGGAGGCCGAGAAGGCCGAGCGGCTGAGCGTGGCCGTCAAGGAGGCACTCGGCCGCGTCGAGCACGGCACGACGGACGTCTCGGACTTCGCCATCGCACCCGAACTCTCCCTGCCCGGCTACCAGGACGACGAGGACGACGACTGA
- a CDS encoding flavin reductase family protein — protein sequence MRVPTEQPREAGLPDPARLRHVLGHFCTGIAVVTAQEDGRPPVGFTCQSFVSLSLRPPLVSFSVSRSSKSWPGIQRAGRFCANILAAGQEPLCGRFAADGDRFAGAEWWESAATGSPRLAGALAWVDCTLEAVYPGGDHRIAVGRVQDLGVSADGPDPLLFYQARFHRAAPTTPSGSATTP from the coding sequence ATGCGCGTACCCACCGAACAGCCCCGCGAGGCCGGCCTGCCGGACCCGGCGCGGCTGCGGCACGTCCTCGGCCATTTCTGCACCGGCATCGCCGTCGTCACCGCACAGGAGGACGGCCGCCCGCCCGTCGGGTTCACCTGCCAGTCGTTCGTCTCGCTGTCCCTGCGCCCCCCGCTGGTCTCGTTCTCGGTGTCCCGCTCCTCGAAGTCCTGGCCCGGGATCCAGCGGGCGGGCCGGTTCTGCGCCAACATCCTCGCCGCCGGCCAAGAGCCGCTGTGCGGGCGGTTCGCGGCCGACGGCGACCGCTTCGCCGGGGCGGAGTGGTGGGAGAGCGCGGCCACCGGATCACCCCGGCTCGCGGGAGCGCTCGCCTGGGTCGACTGCACGCTCGAAGCGGTGTACCCGGGCGGGGACCACCGGATCGCCGTCGGCCGGGTCCAGGACCTCGGCGTGAGCGCCGACGGCCCCGATCCGCTCCTCTTCTACCAGGCACGTTTCCACCGGGCCGCTCCCACCACCCCTAGCGGCTCGGCAACCACCCCCTGA